The following are from one region of the Sulfurimicrobium lacus genome:
- a CDS encoding TonB-dependent receptor — protein sequence MKHTCNLSLITLAILAPAASAEEIPHYFGDEIIVTATRFDAQSRVPANISVISGDEIRNSPALDLPDILKTRAGIDVRPLYGQMGIDATVDLRGFGDSAASNTLVLLDGQRLNPIDGGNINWSTVPLSGIQRIEIQRGAGTVLYGDRASGGVINIITDKSGARRASVSASAGSYGYRSLDASAGGGSDTGYANIFAHGASSDGWRRNSQQDQQSLSGRAGFYLEKGEVALDYAAYKESSGLPGYLLPDAYRADPRSTRTPLDTQSRSGYRLRPGVKIQISDAVTLEAEVSDEHSSQHWDTVSWGSVYDRDNHTQSVTPRLRVRHGLGGLASETVVGIDYYDGRVDARSSAAPVQWATQTSSAAYFQNSTALTSAWTVTLGGRSQRMEQRAHQDAYASWFTPTMDGSATRTRNAYDLGASYDGQGWRVYGKTGRTFRFANTDELFGLDLVTYAPVFAGDLRPQQGTLHELGGSVNAGPVKLRGAIYRLDMTDEIGYDNSAGANVNFDPTRRQGLEAEVDWQISERFKTRLAYAYSDAEFRDGPYAGKRVPIVPRNKASLQLTWDTGSAGSYSAVANAVGERIYSGDFSNSRGNLAGYATLDLLAAWDMKPWKVTARLLNALDKRYAAYAGYASYLTPPNYFYYPADGRSFALTVGYDFK from the coding sequence ATGAAACACACCTGCAATCTCAGCCTGATCACTCTTGCCATCCTGGCGCCCGCGGCTTCCGCCGAGGAAATTCCCCATTATTTCGGGGATGAAATTATCGTCACCGCGACACGCTTCGATGCTCAGTCGCGCGTACCGGCCAATATCAGCGTTATCAGCGGCGATGAAATCCGCAACTCGCCCGCCCTCGATTTGCCAGATATCCTCAAAACCCGGGCTGGCATCGACGTGCGGCCGCTGTATGGCCAAATGGGCATCGACGCTACAGTGGACCTGCGCGGCTTTGGCGATTCCGCCGCCAGCAATACCCTTGTTCTGCTCGACGGCCAGCGGCTTAATCCAATTGACGGCGGAAACATCAACTGGTCGACCGTCCCGCTGAGCGGCATTCAGCGCATCGAGATCCAGCGGGGCGCCGGCACTGTGCTTTACGGAGACCGCGCCAGTGGCGGCGTCATCAATATCATCACCGACAAATCCGGCGCGCGGCGCGCCTCCGTTTCGGCCAGCGCGGGCAGTTATGGCTATCGCAGCCTGGACGCCTCCGCCGGCGGAGGCAGCGACACCGGTTACGCCAATATTTTCGCGCACGGCGCCTCGTCCGACGGCTGGCGCCGCAATAGCCAGCAGGACCAGCAATCGCTCTCCGGTCGCGCCGGCTTCTACCTTGAAAAGGGTGAAGTCGCCCTCGACTACGCAGCCTACAAGGAATCCTCGGGCCTGCCCGGCTACCTGCTGCCCGATGCATACCGGGCCGATCCGCGCAGCACGCGGACGCCCCTCGACACCCAAAGCCGTAGCGGGTACCGCCTGCGCCCCGGGGTAAAAATACAGATATCCGATGCGGTGACGTTGGAGGCTGAGGTGTCGGACGAGCATTCGTCTCAGCACTGGGACACGGTTTCCTGGGGCAGCGTCTACGACCGGGACAACCACACTCAGTCAGTGACACCCCGCCTGCGCGTGCGCCACGGTCTCGGCGGACTCGCCAGCGAGACGGTGGTCGGCATCGATTATTACGACGGCAGGGTCGATGCGCGCTCTTCGGCTGCGCCTGTCCAATGGGCAACGCAGACCAGCAGCGCCGCCTACTTCCAGAACTCCACCGCCTTGACCTCAGCCTGGACCGTCACGCTCGGCGGGCGCAGCCAGCGCATGGAGCAGCGCGCCCACCAGGACGCTTACGCATCCTGGTTCACCCCCACCATGGATGGCAGCGCCACGCGCACGCGCAACGCCTACGACCTGGGTGCCAGCTACGACGGCCAGGGCTGGCGGGTCTACGGCAAAACGGGGCGCACCTTTCGCTTCGCCAACACCGACGAGCTGTTCGGCCTGGACCTCGTTACCTATGCGCCGGTATTTGCAGGCGATCTGCGGCCGCAGCAGGGCACGCTGCACGAGCTCGGCGGCAGCGTGAACGCCGGACCGGTCAAGCTGCGAGGCGCCATCTATCGCCTGGACATGACGGACGAGATCGGCTACGACAATTCTGCCGGCGCTAACGTCAACTTCGATCCGACCCGTCGCCAGGGGCTGGAAGCCGAGGTGGACTGGCAGATCAGCGAGCGGTTCAAAACGCGCCTCGCCTACGCCTATAGCGACGCCGAGTTCCGTGACGGGCCTTACGCCGGCAAGCGGGTACCCATCGTTCCCCGCAACAAGGCGAGCCTGCAACTGACCTGGGACACAGGTTCCGCGGGCAGTTACAGCGCTGTGGCCAACGCCGTCGGTGAGCGCATTTACAGCGGTGATTTCAGCAACTCACGCGGCAACCTCGCCGGTTACGCCACCCTCGATCTGCTTGCGGCCTGGGATATGAAGCCATGGAAGGTCACGGCGCGTCTCCTCAACGCCCTCGATAAGCGCTATGCAGCCTACGCCGGCTACGCGTCCTACCTGACGCCGCCTAATTACTTCTACTATCCGGCGGATGGACGCAGCTTCGCGCTTACGGTCGGCTATGACTTCAAGTAA
- a CDS encoding efflux RND transporter periplasmic adaptor subunit, whose amino-acid sequence MKRWLIVTVAQRHFVPLAHLWEREGVRETSMKRSLMLVLMATWLAAAAAQAAEVPAVLQWSQRVELSNPVSGVVQTVNVKPGDRVKKGQSLLQLDDRIYAARAEEAAAAVARQKDEAAEAQRDLKRVQELYDRSVISTTELDQAKLRNARAAAQFREAQARYKQEAKNRADSVLRAPFDALIVARMAEPGQAVAAGLQPQALLALAKAGEMIAHAQVGEDQLNSLKVGGEVNVSVGQLHFRGRITLLGLEPAARDKNGSPLYALEVLFAPGENVLRAGGQASLALSGR is encoded by the coding sequence ATGAAACGATGGCTGATCGTGACGGTCGCGCAGCGACACTTCGTCCCCCTCGCCCATTTATGGGAGAGGGAAGGGGTGAGGGAAACAAGCATGAAGCGCAGCCTCATGCTTGTTTTGATGGCAACCTGGCTGGCTGCCGCTGCGGCCCAGGCGGCAGAGGTGCCCGCCGTGCTGCAGTGGTCGCAGCGGGTGGAGCTCTCCAATCCGGTTTCGGGCGTGGTGCAAACGGTGAACGTGAAGCCGGGAGACCGCGTCAAGAAAGGCCAGTCACTGCTGCAGCTCGATGACCGCATCTATGCCGCGCGCGCCGAGGAGGCCGCCGCCGCCGTGGCGCGCCAGAAGGACGAGGCCGCCGAGGCGCAGCGCGACCTGAAGCGCGTGCAGGAGCTATACGACCGCAGCGTGATTTCCACCACCGAACTGGACCAGGCCAAATTGCGCAATGCAAGGGCGGCGGCTCAGTTCCGGGAAGCCCAGGCGCGCTACAAGCAGGAAGCGAAGAACCGTGCCGACAGCGTGCTGCGCGCACCCTTCGATGCGCTGATCGTGGCGCGTATGGCAGAACCGGGCCAGGCCGTGGCGGCGGGCTTGCAACCGCAGGCTTTGCTGGCGCTGGCCAAGGCCGGAGAAATGATCGCCCACGCCCAGGTGGGCGAAGACCAGCTGAACAGCCTGAAAGTCGGCGGGGAAGTGAACGTCTCCGTCGGCCAGTTGCACTTCCGCGGCAGAATCACCCTGCTCGGCCTGGAGCCCGCGGCGCGCGACAAGAACGGATCGCCGCTATACGCGCTGGAAGTGTTGTTTGCGCCGGGGGAAAACGTGTTGCGGGCCGGCGGACAGGCGTCGCTGGCGTTGTCCGGGCGGTGA
- a CDS encoding TolC family protein, translating to MRSVVLAVLLSFASLSSHAASAAALTLDQALAAAQEAHPDLALAVADQAVAAADRDLAAARSDWNLSLEAGLRQARPTTGPDAVSDNSFKLNARKSLYDFGRTALATQAADSLLEARAASLLDVRARRRLDIMARFFDVLLADLQYASDNEYMAVAYVNFDNARDRLAAGQLAAADVAELESAYQEWLVKRNAAQARQRLARAQLANAMNRSGRLSADLTDPDLVGNNRPLPEYEQLLPLLRTSNPRLAALRAQLAAATQRIEAVRAEKSPALDLELEAADYSREASTRDNLRGGVVLTWPLYTGNRVNAQMAREQAQFQRLQAESEKLSLDLEQTLLETWLEIGELQRTARTAAKKNTDYRDLALERARGQYEMELKTNLGDSMAATMAAKLHERQTEYRLALAFARLEALLGQPLEKVAGDKTAGENKEQTK from the coding sequence ATGAGGTCGGTCGTGCTGGCCGTGCTGCTATCGTTCGCCAGCCTATCGTCGCATGCCGCAAGTGCCGCGGCGTTGACCCTCGATCAGGCGTTGGCGGCGGCGCAGGAGGCCCACCCCGATCTCGCCCTGGCCGTGGCCGATCAGGCCGTGGCGGCGGCCGATCGCGACCTCGCCGCCGCGCGCAGCGACTGGAACCTCAGCCTCGAAGCCGGCCTGCGCCAGGCCAGGCCGACCACCGGGCCGGATGCCGTGAGCGACAACAGCTTCAAGCTCAATGCGCGCAAATCGCTCTACGACTTCGGCCGCACCGCCCTCGCCACCCAGGCGGCCGATTCGCTGCTCGAAGCGCGCGCGGCCAGCCTGCTGGACGTCCGCGCGCGGCGGCGCCTCGACATCATGGCGCGCTTTTTCGACGTGTTGCTGGCCGACCTGCAATACGCCAGCGACAACGAATACATGGCCGTCGCCTACGTCAATTTCGACAACGCCCGCGACCGCCTCGCCGCGGGTCAGCTCGCTGCCGCCGACGTGGCCGAACTGGAGTCCGCCTACCAGGAGTGGCTGGTCAAGCGCAATGCCGCCCAGGCACGCCAGCGCCTGGCCCGCGCCCAGCTGGCCAACGCCATGAACCGCTCCGGACGGCTGTCTGCCGACCTGACCGATCCCGACCTGGTTGGCAATAATCGTCCCTTGCCCGAATACGAACAGCTGCTGCCGCTGCTGCGCACCTCCAACCCGCGCCTTGCCGCGCTGCGCGCCCAGCTCGCGGCGGCAACCCAGCGCATCGAGGCGGTGCGCGCCGAAAAATCGCCGGCGCTCGATCTCGAACTGGAGGCCGCCGACTACAGCCGCGAAGCGTCCACGCGGGACAACCTGCGGGGCGGCGTGGTGCTGACCTGGCCGTTATATACCGGCAACCGGGTGAACGCGCAGATGGCGCGGGAGCAGGCGCAATTCCAGCGCCTGCAGGCGGAAAGCGAGAAATTGAGCCTCGACCTGGAGCAGACGCTGCTGGAAACCTGGCTCGAAATCGGCGAGCTGCAGCGCACCGCGCGCACTGCGGCGAAGAAGAACACCGACTACCGCGATCTGGCGCTGGAGCGCGCGCGCGGCCAGTACGAGATGGAGCTGAAAACCAATCTCGGCGATTCCATGGCGGCGACCATGGCCGCCAAGCTGCACGAGCGCCAGACCGAATACCGGCTCGCCCTGGCCTTCGCCAGACTGGAGGCGCTGCTGGGCCAGCCCCTGGAAAAAGTCGCCGGGGATAAGACGGCCGGGGAAAACAAGGAGCAAACGAAATGA
- a CDS encoding thioredoxin family protein — MAKFLLVLMLCLCAFAARAETRDVQQYFFDQHLGDFKAELDTAKKGGKQGILLMFEMEECPFCHRMKETILNQSEVQDYYRKHFLVFSVDTEGSNALVDFSGKETTEKKFALEHRVRATPAFIFFDLSGQPLTRFTGAAKDVKEFMALGRYVVDGAYKTMPFAKYKQQVVQ; from the coding sequence ATGGCCAAATTCCTGCTGGTGCTGATGCTGTGCCTGTGCGCATTCGCCGCTCGGGCGGAGACGCGCGACGTGCAACAGTATTTCTTCGATCAGCATCTGGGCGATTTCAAGGCCGAGCTGGACACGGCGAAAAAGGGAGGCAAGCAAGGCATCCTGCTGATGTTCGAGATGGAAGAGTGCCCCTTCTGCCACCGCATGAAAGAGACCATCCTCAACCAGTCGGAAGTGCAGGACTATTACCGCAAGCATTTCCTGGTTTTCAGCGTCGACACCGAGGGCTCCAACGCTCTGGTGGACTTTTCCGGCAAGGAAACCACGGAGAAGAAGTTCGCCCTCGAGCACCGCGTGCGCGCCACGCCGGCATTCATCTTTTTCGACCTCTCCGGCCAGCCGCTCACGCGCTTTACCGGCGCAGCCAAGGACGTGAAGGAATTCATGGCGCTGGGCCGCTACGTCGTCGACGGCGCATACAAAACCATGCCTTTTGCCAAGTACAAGCAACAGGTTGTGCAATGA
- a CDS encoding TlpA disulfide reductase family protein, with product MATKMSLRAILAVVLLSLSTLASAAGFSFQDTQGKKHTLDGYKGKWVLVNFWATWCPPCLEEIPDLIALHDKHKDKDLVVLGVALDYRSPQQVKEFADQMFITYPIILGTYESAAQVGAVNGLPTTYLFNPQGKIVAYNVGALTRKAIENYIKAKK from the coding sequence ATGGCCACTAAGATGTCGTTGCGCGCCATCCTCGCAGTCGTCCTGCTGAGCCTCTCCACGCTGGCGTCCGCGGCCGGGTTTTCGTTCCAGGACACGCAGGGGAAGAAGCACACCCTGGACGGTTACAAAGGCAAATGGGTGCTGGTTAATTTCTGGGCGACCTGGTGTCCGCCCTGCCTGGAAGAAATTCCCGACCTGATTGCGCTGCACGACAAGCACAAGGACAAGGACCTGGTGGTGCTGGGCGTGGCGCTGGATTACCGCAGCCCCCAGCAGGTGAAGGAGTTCGCCGACCAGATGTTCATCACCTACCCGATAATTCTCGGCACTTACGAATCGGCCGCCCAGGTGGGCGCGGTGAACGGCTTGCCGACCACCTACCTGTTCAACCCGCAGGGCAAGATCGTGGCCTATAACGTCGGCGCTCTCACGCGCAAGGCGATAGAAAACTATATTAAAGCGAAAAAATAG
- a CDS encoding YqhA family protein, which yields MMSLLEKLFEGALWRSRYVVLFAVIASMAAGFAIFYMATVDVVYLIAHIFHYADPSLAVDARKVLHDETITHIVEVVDGYLLATVMLIFSLGMYELFISDIDEAHGSKTSSKILVIESLDDLKARLAKVILMILIVTLFEQALKMEMKTTLDLLYLGGSLALIGLALYLTHAADSSHGGEKHEEEKGGDKHGH from the coding sequence ATGATGAGTCTGCTCGAAAAACTGTTTGAAGGTGCGCTGTGGCGCAGCCGCTATGTCGTGCTGTTCGCGGTGATCGCCAGCATGGCGGCCGGATTTGCGATTTTCTACATGGCCACGGTCGACGTGGTCTATCTCATCGCGCACATCTTTCACTACGCCGACCCGAGCCTGGCCGTCGACGCGCGCAAGGTGCTGCACGACGAAACCATCACCCACATCGTCGAGGTGGTCGACGGCTACCTGCTGGCGACGGTGATGCTGATATTCTCCCTCGGCATGTACGAACTGTTTATCAGCGACATCGACGAGGCGCATGGCAGCAAGACATCGAGCAAGATCCTGGTGATCGAAAGCCTGGACGACCTGAAAGCCCGCCTTGCCAAGGTGATCCTGATGATCCTCATCGTCACCCTGTTCGAACAGGCGCTCAAGATGGAAATGAAGACCACGCTGGACCTGCTCTACCTCGGCGGCAGCCTGGCGCTGATCGGCCTGGCGCTGTACCTGACTCATGCGGCCGACTCTTCGCATGGCGGCGAAAAACACGAGGAAGAGAAGGGGGGTGATAAACATGGCCACTAA